The following proteins are encoded in a genomic region of Sparus aurata chromosome 23, fSpaAur1.1, whole genome shotgun sequence:
- the pheta2 gene encoding sesquipedalian-1: protein MKLHEKILTHYLSCTSPVDKEGYLYKKKARNATYQRRWFVLKANLLFYQERPGDRHLLGVIVLEGCAVRRPESDGQFGFSLVFEGPGLKTYRFAAGDRHTQESWVKALLSASHCYLSLLVRDLGRQYEEAKQQQGSGESCHSSSVSALKSPTSFFLPVQGPTAEVREGRSLSASTVLQAPTKVVARKSPKLWHRRNAHVTPLNGPAPLYGEWPLVGFDPLEEFSKLHDYYGQEVKKARDEWLRSRQAQEERSDGDLINLG, encoded by the exons ATGAAGCTCCATGAGAAGATCTTGACCCATTACCTTTCATGCACCTCTCCAGTAGACAAAGAGGGATATCTCTACAAAAAG AAAGCCAGAAATGCCACCTACCAGCGGCGGTGGTTTGTCCTGAAAGCAAACCTACTTTTCTACCAGGAGCGCCCGGGTGACCGACACCTGCTGGGTGTCATCGTGTTGGAGGGGTGTGCAGTTCGGCGCCCGGAGTCTGACGGACAGTTTGGCTTCTCCCTGGTGTTTGAAGGGCCCGGACTCAAAACCTACAGATTTGCAGCAGGGGATCGTCACACTCAAGAGAGCTGGGTGAAAGCTTTGCTCTCAGCCAGTCACTGTTACCTCTCCCTGCTGGTGAGAGACCTGGGGAGGCAGTATGAAG AAGCTAAACAGCAGCAAGGCTCTGGTGAATCCTGTCACAGCTCCTCTGTCAGTGCCCTCAAGTCCCCAACCAGCTTTTTCCTCCCTGTGCAGGGGCCAACAGCAGAGGTCAGGGAGGGGAGAAGCCTCAGTGCCAGCACCGTTTTGCAAGCCCCCACTAAAGTGGTGGCTAGAAAGTCCCCTAAACTGTGGCACAGGAGAAATGCTCACGTCACACCACTCAATGGACCAGCACCTTTGTACGGCGAATGGCCTCTGGTGGGGTTCGATCCACTCGAGGAGTTTAGTAAACTTCATGATTATTATGGGCAGGAAGTGAAGAAAGCAAGAGATGAATGGCTGAGGAGTCGCCAAGCACAAGAAGAGCGCAGTGATGGTGATCTCATCAACctggggtga
- the mylpfa gene encoding myosin regulatory light chain 2, skeletal muscle, whose translation MAPKKAKRRQAAGDGGSSNVFSMFEQSQIQEYKEAFTIIDQNRDGIISKDDLRDVLASMGQLNVKNEELEAMIKEASGPINFTVFLTMFGEKLKGADPEDVILSAFKVLDPEGTGSIKKEFLEELLTTQCDRFTKDEIKNMWAAFPPDVAGNVDYKNICYVITHGEEKEE comes from the exons ATG GCACCAAAGAAGGCCAAGAGGAGGCAGGCAGCAGGAGACGGTGGCTCCTCCAATGTGTTCTCCATGTTTGAGCAGAGCCAGATTCAGGAGTACAAAGAG GCTTTCACAATCATTGACCAGAACAGAGATGGTATCATCAGCAAAGATGACCTGAGGGACGTGCTGGCTTCAATGG GCCAGTTGAACGTGAAGAATGAGGAGCTCGAGGCCATGATCAAGGAGGCCAGCGGCCCCATCAACTTCACCGTCTTCCTCACCATGTTCGGCGAGAAGCTGAAGG GTGCTGACCCCGAGGACGTTATCCTTAGCGCCTTCAAGGTCCTGGACCCCGAGGGTACTGGAAGCATCAAGAAGGAATT CCTTGAGGAGCTCCTGACCACTCAGTGCGACAGGTTCACCAAGGATGAG ATCAAGAACATGTGGGCCGCCTTCCCCCCAGATGTTGCCGGCAACGTAGACTACAAGAACATCTGCTATGTCATCACACacggagaggagaaggaggagtaA
- the tbc1d10b gene encoding TBC1 domain family member 10B: protein MAELSTLSPSPPALGDPHTAPSISPSSSAVAAPSIPAPESNREIALPKSSLYNDKALTGNFPSTQSQGSALNPNLPSSPPKLTTETPLTSLVHEPAPQGEELVGKDAETGAHVIKQETTTSDPASAGLLNTESETPALSSEPPASPSPELNPGPNLYPNVHVTHNPNPVMDDGQFTASQPQPAASNPTPALPASTDTEVTAEEEKPQQQAQNPQSPPPPLSPKPDMPSEARKAELPSTPTRAEPPSPTVPLIHEPAPVLPMPKRPAPDTLSYLESASLMSGTLESLSGLGEDGSSVGSDSEINGLTVRRTDKYGFLGGNQYSDSGEKDLRVEVARQREVKWLDMFHNWDKWVKHRFQKVKLRCRKGIPSSLRAKAWQMLSNSQELLEANPGKFEELEREPGEAKWLDIIEKDLHRQFPFHEMFAARGGHGQQDLYRILKAYTIYRPDEGYCQAQAPVAAVLLMHMPAEQAFWCLVQICEKFLPGYYSAGLEAIQLDGEIFFSLLRRTCPMAYRHLKKFKIDPILYMTEWFMCIFSRTLPWACVLRVWDMFFCEGVKIVFRVGLVLLKQMLGSVDKLRELQGMYETMERLRNISPDMIREDILVQEIITLPVTESLIERECSVQVRKWRESRGELTHQPARRLHGTRAIFEYKRRAASISSGGSFSFLGSPIPPPGPLRASSSLLSLPGFRKSKAPFHSHKKGSFSGPSGMEGLPPQSPPAVTSSQGRGPNNKPPIPPGAGQRAPAPHIQSPLVGGAASSSRGPAPASEGTTVQGQTPASATTQSTAPPATALAPSPKIVSEQITPTIPSPTANNAPLPPCPDSKKEAAPAADATTVEEEGGKKKKRSKEDKKKEKEDEKKKMKEKKEKEKAEKERLKKEKERLEKEKKKGGKKKDKGGGEAEDKNGATGARDSA, encoded by the exons ATGGCTGAACTCTCCACCCTATCCCCATCACCCCCTGCGTTGGGTGATCCTCACACAGCTCCATCCATCTCTCCGTCCTCATCGGCTGTCGCTGCTCCCAGCATTCCTGCTCCAGAGTCTAACAGGGAGATAGCCTTACCCAAGTCCTCCCTCTACAATGACAAAGCTTTGACTGGAAACTTTCCTTCAACACAGTCTCAGGGTTCAGCCTTGAATCCTAACTTGCCCTCAAGTCCTCCCAAACTCACTACGGAGACCCCGCTCACATCATTGGTACATGAGCCTGCTCCACAGGGAGAGGAATTGGTTGGGAAAGATGCGGAGACTGGAGCTCATGTCATAAAGCAGGAGACAACAACCAGTGACCCAGCATCTGCAGGGCTCTTGAATACTGAATCAGAGACCCCAGCACTGTCAAGTGAGCCACCGGCATCCCCTTCTCCTGAGCTTAATCCTGGCCCTAATCTCTACCCCAATGTGCATGTCACCCACAATCCAAATCCTGTCATGGATGATGGTCAATTTACAGCGTCCCAACCCCAACCCGCTGCCTCCAATCCTACACCTGCTCTTCCAGCATCCACCGATACAGAAgtaacagcagaggaggagaaacctCAGCAACAAGCACAAAACCCTCAAagtccacctcctcctctctccccaaAGCCTGACATGCCCAGTGAGGCAAGGAAAGCAGAACTGCCCAGCACCCCCACCAGAGCTGAACCCCCGAGCCCGACTGTCCCACTGATCCACGAGCCGGCCCCTGTTCTCCCAATGCCCAAACGGCCGGCCCCTGACACCCTCAGCTACCTAGAGTCAGCCAGCCTGATGTCGGGGACGTTGGAGTCTCTGTCAGGGCTGGGAGAGGATGGCAGCTCTGTGGGCTCAGACTCGGAGATCAATGGCCTGACTGTCAGACGCACTGATAAATATGGCTTCCTTGGTGGAAATCAGTACAGTGATAGTGG TGAAAAGGACCTTCGCGTTGAAGTGGCCAGACAGAGGGAGGTAAAATGGCTTGACATGTTCCACAACTGGGATAAGTGGGTTAAACATCGCTTCCAGAAG GTGAAGTTGCGCTGTAGGAAGGGGATTCCATCTTCTCTCAGAGCCAAAGCCTGGCAGATGCTGTCCAACAGCCAAGAGCTCCTGGAGGCCAACCCTGGAAAATTTGAG GAGCTGGAGCGAGAGCCGGGAGAGGCTAAATGGCTGGACATCATAGAGAAGGATCTTCATAGACAGTTTCCCTTCCATGAGATGTTTGCTGCTCGTGGTGGCCACGG GCAACAGGATCTGTACCGGATCCTGAAGGCCTACACCATTTACCGGCCTGACGAGGGCTACTGCCAGGCCCAGGCTCCTGTAGCTGCAGTGCTGCTTATGCATATGCCTGCCGAG CAAGCTTTCTGGTGCCTCGTCCAGATATGCGAGAAGTTCCTTCCTGGTTACTACAGCGCAGGACTG gAAGCGATCCAGCTGGATGGCGAgatcttcttttctctcttaagGCGTACGTGTCCGATGGCGTATCGTCACCTTAAGAAGTTCAAGATTGACCCGATTCTCTACATGACTGAGTGGTTCATGTGCATCTTCTCTCGCACCTTACCATGGGCATGTGTACTGCGTGTATGGGACATGTTCTTCTGTGAAG GGGTGAAGATAGTGTTCCGCGTGGGTCTGGTGCTACTGAAACAGATGCTTGGCTCTGTGGATAAACTTCGGGAACTCCAGGGCATGTATGAAACAATGGAGCGTCTAAGGAACATCTCACCTGACATGATTAGAGAGGACATATTGGTACAGGAG ATTATCACGCTCCCGGTGACGGAGTCGCTCATAGAGAGGGAGTGCAGTGTCCAAGTAAGGAAGTGGAGGGAGTCCAGAGGGGAGCTGACACACCAGCCAGCCCGTCGCCTCCACGGCACGAGGGCCATCTTTGAGTACAAACGTCGCGCTGCCTCCATCAGCTCTGGCGGCAGCTTCTCTTTCCTGGGAAGCCCAATCCCTCCGCCAGGACCCCTCAGGGCGTCTTCCAGCCTCCTGTCACTCCCTGGCTTCCGCAAGTCCAAGGCTCCTTTCCACTCCCACAAGAAGGGCTCCTTCTCGGGGCCATCAGGAATGGAGGGCCTGCCACCCCAGTCCCCACCTGCAGTAACATCAAGCCAAGGACGAGGCCCCAACAATAAACCACCCATTCCTCCAGGGGCAGGTCAGAGGGCACCTGCGCCCCACATTCAGAGCCCACTAGTAGGGGGTGCAGCTAGCTCATCACGTGGGCCTGCTCCGGCCTCAGAAGGCACCACAGTACAGGGCCAGACTCCTGCTTCCGCCACAACACAAAGCACAGCACCTCCAGCCACCGCTCTAGCCCCCTCACCTAAGATCGTCTCTGAGCAAATTACTCCGACTATCCCCTCTCCTACTGCAAACAATGCCCCTCTGCCGCCATGTCCAGATTCAAAGAAAGAAGCGGCGCCTGCAGCTGATGCCACAACTgtagaagaagagggagggaagaagaagaagaggagcaaggaagacaagaagaaggagaaggaagatgagaagaagaaaatgaaggaaaagaaagaaaaggaaaaggctgAAAAAGAGAGGCTCaagaaggaaaaagagaggctagaaaaggagaagaagaaagggggGAAGAAAAAGGACAAAGGGGGAGGAGAAGCCGAGGACAAAAATGGAGCTACAGGAGCGAGAGATTCGGCCTAG